A DNA window from Brassica napus cultivar Da-Ae chromosome C1, Da-Ae, whole genome shotgun sequence contains the following coding sequences:
- the LOC106436007 gene encoding heavy metal-associated isoprenylated plant protein 34-like, whose amino-acid sequence MNKQDVMKLQTCVLKVNVHCEGCKHKVKKQLQKIEGVYSVKADVEQGKVTVTGNVDPALLVKKLSKSGKHAEIIGGGGGGGGGKGFANLNGQFGNLSMSGNGKGKGGKESNQGKGKGNGGGGGGQNQGHGQPMQLTPQQIQQMMMMKAAQGGGGGGKDMKMMMPPVGSKDQKKSVKFAEEDDEFSDDDYDDEFSEDDYDDDEFDEEDEMGGHGHGAGGGNHHMPPNKMMMMPNKMPQMGQHGGGPKGPNEIMMMMNGFKAGGGGGGAGKKGGGGGGGFEIPVQMKGMGEGKMGKEGKKGGEKSKKEGKDKKGGGGKTGKTEAKSGGGGLLGFFKNVKSGKGDEKKGGGKKEGGGGGGDKVKSSGGGGGGGVHHYDSGPKKGGGKSKGGAHGAHDIEELIKHNKAGGGGGNKGNHNHSAKGMGGPMGPGGPMGMMGQGGPMGMMGQGGPMGHQGGGSYPAVQGLPMSGGGGYYPQPPQANHQMNQQQYMQMMMHQQQQQQQQAAAAHGGYGGGHGGDMYHPMMYARPYPAVNYAHPPPMPPPHSGPYTDMFSDENPAGCSIM is encoded by the exons ATGAATAAACAAGATGTTATGAAGCTTCAG ACATGTGTTCTGAAAGTGAACGTACACTGTGAAGGCTGTAAGCATAAAGTGAAGAAACAGTTGCAGAAAATCGAAG GAGTGTACTCTGTAAAAGCAGATGTGGAACAGGGGAAAGTCACTGTCACAGGGAACGTTGACCCTGCTCTTCTCGTTAAGAAGCTGAGCAAGTCAGGGAAACACGCCGAGATCATaggcggtggtggtggcggaggaggaggaaaaGGGTTTGCTAATCTGAATGGGCAGTTCGGTAATCTCAGTATGAGTGGAAACGGTAAGGGCAAAGGTGGAAAAGAGAGCAACCAAGGAAAGGGGAAAGGtaacggtggtggtggtggtggtcagAATCAAGGGCATGGTCAACCAATGCAGTTGACTCCTCAGCAGATTcaacagatgatgatgatgaaggctgctcaaggtggtggtggtggtgggaaggatatgaagatgatgatgccTCCTGTGGGGTCTAAGGATCAGAAGAAGTCTGTTAAGTttgctgaagaagatgatgagtttagtgatgatgattatgatgatgagTTCAGTGAAGATGATTATGATGACGATGAGTTCGATGAGGAGGATGAAATGGGAGGACATGGTCATGGAGCAGGAGGAGGTAATCATCATATGCCTCCAaataagatgatgatgatgcctaACAAGATGCCACAAATGGGTCAGCATGGTGGTGGGCCTAAGGGGCCTAATGagattatgatgatgatgaatgggTTCAAagccggtggtggtggtggaggagcgGGGAAGAAAGGAGGCGGAGGAGGTGGTGGGTTTGAGATTCCGGTGCAAATGAAGGGAATGGGTGAGGGTAAAATGGGAAAAGAGGGAAAGAAAGGAGGTGAGAAGAGTAAGAAAGAAGGAAAAGATAAAAAGGGAGGTGGGGGCAAAACGGGGAAAACAGAAGCCaaaagtggtggtggtggccttCTAgggtttttcaaaaatgttaaaagtgGAAAAGGAGATGAGAAGAAGGGAGGTGGTAAGAAagaaggtggtggtggtgggggtGATAAGGTAAAATCCTCTGGTGGTGGGGGAGGAGGTGGAGTTCATCATTATGATAGTGGGCCTAAAAAGGGAGGAGGTAAATCGAAAGGAGGAGCCCATGGGGCCCATGATATTGAAGAGCTCATCAAACACAACAAAGCAGGCGGAGGAGGAGGTAACAAGGGGAATCATAATCATAGTGCTAAGGGGATGGGTGGTCCAATGGGTCCAGGAGGTCCCATGGGTATGATGGGCCAAGGTGGTCCAATGGGGATGATGGGTCAAGGTGGTCCAATGGGACATCAAGGCGGCGGCTCCTACCCGGCGGTACAAGGTTTGCCGATGAGTGGAGGAGGAGGATATTATCCACAACCACCTCAGGCAAATCATCAAATGAACCAACAACAGTACATGCAAATGATGATGCaccagcagcaacaacaacaacaacaagctgCTGCAGCTCATGGAGGATATGGTGGTGGTCACGGTGGAGACATGTACCACCCGATGATGTATGCTCGGCCATATCCAGCAGTGAATTATGCTCATCCACCGCCAATGCCGCCTCCACACTCGGGTCCTTATACTGATATGTTCAGCGATGAGAATCCAGCTGGTTGTAGTATCATGTGA
- the LOC106435738 gene encoding protein YIPF1 homolog — protein sequence MMTGGNYTTIDSQKVSGSVPSVPDPGHTTVKFAESNLQTFPPSQGKISGGSNPPRDADDTFSGPGNGSSSSTDEPQSGGWLHKFTVGAYKPFFDVDTSDVLDRLKESLFPFRGTFTEKTADKPDLYGPFWICTTLIFVAASIGTFVTYVAHKWKKQEWNYDINLVTWSAGVFYGYVTLVPLALYVVLKYFSAPSGLVQLFCLYGYSLFIFIPALCLSVVPVEIFRWVIAGVAGFMSATFVALNLKAHINSAGERSILIIASIFLLQLGLAVVLKLYLFTVTV from the exons ATGATGACCGGCGGGAACTACACGACGATCGACAGCCAGAAAGTCTCTGGATCTGTACCT TCCGTTCCAGATCCAGGCCATACCACCGTCAAATTCGCAG AATCAAATCTTCAAACATTTCCTCCATCTCAGGGCAAGATCTCTGGTGGGAGTAATCCCCCTCGTGATGCTGATG ATACATTTTCTGGACCTGGTAAcggtagtagtagtagtacaGATGAACCTCAGTCTGGTGGCTGGCTCCATAAGTTTACTGTTGGTGCTTACAAGCCGTTCTTCGACGTCGACACTTCGGATGTCTTGGACAGACTCAAGGAATCTCTCTTCCCGTTCCGCGGAACGTTTACAGAGAAGACTGCTGATAAGCCTGACTT GTATGGTCCGTTCTGGATATGCACGACTTTGATATTCGTGGCGGCGTCTATCGGCACGTTTGTCACGTACGTAGCGCATAAATGGAAGAAACAAGAGTGGAACTACGATATCAATCTGGTGACGTGGTCCGCTGGTGTTTTCTATGGCTATGTCACGCTTGTTCCTCTCGCGTTATATGTGGTTCTCAAGTACTTCTCTGCACCTTCGGGGCTTGTACAGCTCTTCTGCCTCTACGGCTATTCCCTGTTTATCTTCATCCCTGCATTG TGCCTCTCGGTGGTGCCAGTGGAGATCTTCAGATGGGTCATCGCGGGTGTAGCAGGGTTCATGTCTGCAACATTTGTGGCTCTGAACCTCAAAGCGCATATCAACTCGGCTGGGGAGAGGTCGATCCTGATAATCGCaagcatctttcttttgcagCTGGGGCTTGCGGTTGTGCTGAAGCTCTATCTGTTCACAGTCACAGTATGA